One segment of Pseudomonas asgharzadehiana DNA contains the following:
- a CDS encoding ABC transporter substrate-binding protein: MITLRVLGTSVTLLETLRVRAEQELGIRLVYQVHDVEQAQRIAVMQPDSYDLYDQWFHNVDFVWPARAIQPIDTRRIALWHEINDLPKRGRLSPHDRLGSGSVPSERLFVQHDGSLGSTVTERISMLPLTHNADSFAYRPERLPEGFCHGNESWGWLLDPAWRARTALQSDAAIGALDAALAVQGAGLAHFRDIGNMSIEEIDVLADILVRKQKGGHFAAFWSDDEEAAQLMLSPSIDIQSLWSPTLMRLHRAGVKYRLAVPREGYRAWFGGLSLSRHAQGPVLDAAYAYLNWWLSGWPGAVMARQGYYIGNPARSRDHLSSAEWDYWYAGLPAREELVGSDDLPLIDIGEVRDGGSYEQRMGHIAVWNSVMDEHNYLVRRWGDFMRARG, from the coding sequence ATGATCACACTGCGCGTCCTGGGTACCTCGGTGACCCTGCTCGAAACCTTGCGCGTGCGCGCCGAACAGGAACTGGGCATTCGCCTGGTCTACCAGGTGCATGACGTCGAACAGGCCCAGCGCATCGCGGTGATGCAGCCCGACAGCTATGACCTGTACGACCAGTGGTTTCACAACGTCGACTTCGTGTGGCCGGCGCGGGCGATCCAGCCCATCGACACCCGGCGTATCGCCTTGTGGCATGAGATCAACGACCTGCCCAAGCGCGGTCGCCTGTCACCCCATGACCGTTTGGGCAGCGGCAGCGTGCCCAGCGAACGCCTGTTCGTGCAGCACGACGGCAGCCTGGGCAGCACGGTTACCGAACGCATCAGCATGTTGCCCCTGACCCACAACGCCGACAGTTTCGCCTACCGCCCAGAGCGCTTGCCCGAGGGTTTTTGCCACGGCAACGAGAGCTGGGGCTGGCTGCTGGACCCGGCCTGGCGCGCGCGCACCGCATTGCAAAGCGATGCCGCCATCGGTGCGCTGGATGCCGCGCTGGCGGTGCAGGGCGCGGGGTTGGCGCACTTCAGGGACATCGGCAATATGAGCATCGAAGAGATCGATGTGCTCGCCGATATCCTGGTGCGCAAACAAAAGGGCGGCCACTTCGCCGCGTTCTGGTCGGACGATGAGGAGGCTGCGCAATTGATGCTCAGCCCCAGCATCGATATCCAGAGCCTGTGGTCGCCGACCTTGATGCGCCTGCATCGCGCGGGCGTGAAATACCGCCTGGCGGTGCCCCGCGAGGGCTATCGCGCCTGGTTCGGTGGCTTGTCACTGTCGCGTCATGCCCAAGGCCCGGTGCTGGATGCGGCGTATGCGTACCTCAATTGGTGGCTGTCCGGCTGGCCCGGCGCGGTGATGGCGCGCCAGGGTTACTACATCGGCAACCCGGCGCGCAGCCGCGACCACCTGAGCAGCGCCGAATGGGACTACTGGTACGCCGGCCTGCCTGCGCGGGAAGAACTGGTGGGCAGCGACGATTTGCCGTTGATCGATATCGGCGAAGTGCGCGATGGCGGGTCGTACGAACAGCGCATGGGGCATATCGCCGTGTGGAACTCGGTGATGGATGAACACAACTATCTGGTGCGGCGCTGGGGGGACTTTATGCGCGCCCGTGGCTGA
- a CDS encoding putative bifunctional diguanylate cyclase/phosphodiesterase produces MTWRHTFQTRIAGVLALLLLVVVAATYFAVKAATTRAVENQAQVQLNTGRQVFERLLDLRGRRLQYGLGWLTADGPFKQAVAAGNPAKVLAALRRHGTGIRSSEVFVLGLDGDVMVSTLALFTRGQTFPYRDALRQARRSGLQMLIVAMDGRPYLLVQDQVLDPQPIARVVMGFPMDTLFANELRSMSNLDVSFLSVQAGRPGPLFSTQPVAHQATTFSLLRDAPANAQASIQLFYGERVLSQVVSLANTGGADEVRVLLQSPLEHALESFAPLDRQFLGIALAVLVVSLAGALFLARRVSRPLNALVEAAGRIGSGDYRTPVRVRGHDEFGLLARAFNAMQSGIAVRERQLAHNALHDPLTGLPNRALAMERLGSAISARRPVVLLYLGIENYRAINEGFGPEGVEIMMREASRCLCMSLLASDTAARITGSEFLLLLENTEVDRAVARADRLYALLTEPQHIGHDELRHEVSIGIAAYPADGQQVEELISRAAIARHDAAVLPGYLQVYQQDRDLAHQRQITLIRDLRRAAAEGELHLCYQPKLDLKHGQVRQAEALLRWQHPTFGLVSPAEFIPLAERTGSMAGLTQWVIEEAIRQSAEWARRGLLIQLSVNISVDDLADDDLAIRVTALLAQYAVQAEQLIFEITESAIMHNPQQALRVLEQLRGCGISLAVDDFGTGYSSLAQLQRLPVQELKIDQSFVRNLDSTSGDGVIVRSTIEMSHNLGLKVVAEGVEFEPSLKLLKQWNCDTAQGYLISRPLNAMAFERWLRRERAPV; encoded by the coding sequence ATGACGTGGCGCCATACGTTCCAAACCCGCATCGCCGGGGTGCTGGCGCTGTTGCTGCTGGTGGTGGTCGCCGCCACGTATTTCGCGGTCAAGGCCGCCACTACACGTGCGGTGGAGAACCAGGCCCAGGTCCAGTTGAACACCGGTCGCCAGGTGTTCGAACGCTTGCTCGACCTGCGCGGGCGGCGCCTGCAATACGGGCTGGGTTGGCTGACCGCAGACGGCCCGTTCAAGCAGGCCGTGGCCGCAGGCAACCCGGCCAAGGTTCTGGCTGCATTGCGCCGGCACGGCACGGGCATTCGGTCCAGCGAAGTGTTTGTGCTGGGGCTCGACGGCGATGTAATGGTCAGCACCTTGGCGCTCTTCACCCGTGGCCAGACCTTCCCCTACCGCGATGCATTGCGCCAGGCGCGGCGCAGTGGTCTGCAAATGCTCATCGTCGCCATGGACGGGCGCCCCTACTTGCTGGTGCAAGACCAGGTGCTCGACCCACAGCCCATCGCGCGGGTGGTCATGGGGTTTCCCATGGATACGCTGTTTGCCAATGAATTGCGCTCCATGAGCAACCTGGACGTATCGTTCCTCAGCGTGCAGGCCGGCCGGCCCGGCCCGTTGTTCAGCACCCAGCCTGTTGCGCATCAGGCCACCACCTTCAGCCTGCTGCGCGATGCGCCGGCCAACGCGCAGGCGTCAATCCAGCTGTTTTATGGCGAGCGCGTGCTCAGCCAAGTGGTGTCGCTGGCCAATACAGGGGGCGCCGATGAGGTGCGCGTGTTGCTGCAAAGCCCGCTGGAACATGCGCTGGAATCCTTTGCGCCGCTGGACCGGCAGTTCCTCGGGATTGCCCTGGCGGTGCTGGTGGTGTCGTTGGCCGGCGCGCTGTTCCTGGCGCGGCGCGTATCGCGCCCGCTGAATGCACTGGTGGAGGCGGCCGGTCGCATCGGTTCCGGTGATTACCGCACGCCGGTGCGGGTACGCGGCCACGATGAATTCGGCCTGCTGGCGCGCGCGTTCAATGCCATGCAAAGCGGCATCGCCGTGCGTGAGCGGCAACTGGCGCATAACGCGTTGCATGACCCGCTCACCGGCCTGCCCAATCGGGCCCTGGCCATGGAACGCCTGGGCAGTGCGATCAGTGCGCGGCGGCCGGTGGTGTTGCTGTACCTGGGCATCGAGAATTATCGGGCGATCAACGAAGGCTTCGGCCCCGAGGGCGTCGAAATCATGATGCGCGAAGCCAGCCGCTGTTTGTGCATGAGCCTGCTGGCCAGCGATACGGCGGCCCGCATCACCGGCAGCGAGTTTTTGCTGTTGCTGGAAAACACCGAAGTCGACCGCGCCGTGGCCCGCGCCGACCGTCTCTACGCACTGCTCACCGAACCCCAGCACATCGGCCATGACGAACTGCGCCACGAAGTGAGCATCGGCATTGCCGCTTACCCCGCCGACGGCCAGCAGGTGGAAGAGCTGATCAGCCGCGCCGCCATTGCCCGTCACGATGCGGCGGTGTTGCCCGGCTATTTGCAGGTGTACCAGCAGGACCGCGACCTGGCTCACCAGCGCCAGATCACCTTGATCCGCGACCTGCGCCGGGCCGCCGCTGAAGGCGAACTGCACCTGTGTTATCAGCCCAAGCTTGACCTCAAACACGGCCAGGTGCGCCAGGCCGAAGCCTTGCTGCGCTGGCAACACCCGACGTTCGGGCTGGTGTCGCCGGCCGAATTCATCCCCTTGGCCGAACGCACCGGCAGCATGGCCGGCCTGACCCAATGGGTGATCGAAGAGGCCATCCGCCAGAGTGCCGAATGGGCGCGGCGTGGCCTGCTGATCCAGCTGTCGGTGAACATCTCGGTGGATGACTTGGCCGATGATGACCTGGCCATCCGCGTTACCGCCTTGTTGGCGCAATACGCGGTACAGGCCGAGCAATTGATTTTCGAGATCACCGAAAGCGCGATCATGCACAACCCGCAACAGGCCTTGCGCGTGCTGGAGCAACTGCGCGGTTGCGGCATCAGCCTGGCGGTGGATGACTTCGGCACCGGTTATTCGTCGCTGGCGCAGTTGCAGCGCCTGCCGGTGCAGGAATTGAAGATCGACCAGTCCTTCGTGCGCAACCTGGACAGCACCAGCGGCGACGGCGTGATCGTGCGCTCGACCATCGAGATGAGCCACAACCTGGGGCTCAAGGTGGTGGCTGAAGGGGTGGAGTTCGAGCCGAGTTTGAAATTGCTCAAGCAATGGAATTGCGACACGGCGCAGGGGTACCTCATCAGCCGACCATTGAACGCCATGGCGTTCGAGAGGTGGCTGCGGCGTGAGCGTGCGCCCGTCTAG
- a CDS encoding methylamine utilization protein has protein sequence MIHVFSGVALALLVACPASAATLEVLLRQADGSKVADGVVTLQGPAGAFNGVLKADMDQRGQRFAPHVLAVHTGTQVRFPNSDNIRHQVYSFSAAKRFELRLYEGTPTDPLLFDKPGVVVLGCNIHDWMLGYIYVTDDPRFGVSDAQGRVRLEQLPPGDYHATVWHPQLKDMQPLDGGTLHITAAGLSHNVVLSLEPTSADIPPTPSAFGDAFNRASRETAQ, from the coding sequence ATGATTCATGTGTTTTCAGGTGTAGCGCTGGCGCTGCTGGTGGCGTGCCCAGCCTCGGCCGCCACCCTGGAAGTGTTGCTGCGCCAGGCCGACGGCAGCAAGGTGGCGGATGGCGTCGTGACCCTTCAGGGCCCGGCGGGTGCGTTCAACGGTGTGCTCAAGGCCGATATGGACCAGCGTGGCCAACGCTTTGCGCCCCATGTGCTGGCGGTGCACACCGGTACCCAGGTGCGCTTCCCCAACAGCGATAACATCCGCCATCAGGTTTATTCCTTCTCCGCCGCCAAGCGTTTCGAACTGCGCCTGTACGAAGGCACGCCCACCGACCCGTTGCTGTTCGACAAGCCTGGCGTGGTGGTGCTTGGCTGTAACATCCATGACTGGATGCTCGGCTATATCTACGTGACCGACGACCCACGTTTTGGTGTCAGCGACGCCCAAGGCCGAGTGCGCCTGGAACAACTGCCGCCCGGCGATTACCACGCCACGGTGTGGCACCCGCAACTCAAGGATATGCAGCCCCTGGACGGCGGCACCTTGCATATCACCGCCGCCGGCCTCAGCCACAACGTGGTGCTGAGCCTGGAGCCGACCTCCGCCGATATCCCGCCGACGCCGAGTGCGTTTGGCGATGCGTTCAATCGAGCCTCCCGTGAAACTGCGCAGTAG